In one Sphingobium sp. MI1205 genomic region, the following are encoded:
- a CDS encoding zincin-like metallopeptidase domain-containing protein, translated as MVFTFQPPFFAGLSGYVAEMGSAFLCAALGIVPTVRHADYLGAWLEVLREDNRAIFRAASAASKAAEWLLARHREAQEAQAERRVAA; from the coding sequence ATGGTTTTCACCTTTCAACCGCCATTTTTCGCTGGACTGTCAGGATATGTCGCCGAGATGGGATCCGCCTTCCTCTGCGCTGCGCTCGGCATCGTTCCCACTGTCCGCCATGCCGACTACCTGGGCGCGTGGCTGGAAGTGCTCCGCGAAGACAACCGCGCGATCTTCCGTGCGGCGAGCGCCGCCAGCAAGGCCGCCGAATGGCTGCTTGCCCGGCACCGCGAGGCGCAGGAAGCGCAGGCTGAAAGGAGGGTCGCGGCATGA
- a CDS encoding DUF2958 domain-containing protein: MILLTPQLHTGLRAHAITRYVCEQRGEPFDPVPLVKLFNPVGAATWLATELDEDRDRLFGLADLGFGCPELGSFSLSEIASVRLPFGLGIERDIGFETPHALSIWTEWSRRAGSILWAETLLRRGAATGADPEIPPG, from the coding sequence ATGATCCTCCTCACACCCCAATTGCACACAGGCCTACGCGCCCATGCGATCACACGGTACGTCTGCGAGCAGCGCGGCGAGCCATTCGATCCCGTACCCTTGGTGAAACTGTTCAATCCCGTTGGCGCAGCGACATGGCTGGCGACCGAACTCGACGAGGATCGCGACAGGTTGTTCGGGCTGGCCGACCTCGGTTTCGGCTGTCCCGAGCTTGGCTCGTTCAGCTTGTCCGAGATCGCCTCCGTCCGGCTTCCATTCGGCCTCGGAATCGAACGCGACATCGGGTTCGAGACGCCGCACGCTCTTTCTATCTGGACCGAATGGTCGCGCCGGGCCGGATCGATCCTCTGGGCCGAAACCCTCCTGCGCCGAGGCGCCGCGACCGGCGCGGACCCTGAAATTCCGCCCGGTTGA
- a CDS encoding ParB/RepB/Spo0J family partition protein produces MKLDFIAIGNIDDSKVNMRHGRKAPDVTDILPTVRKRGIIVPVIVRPAEAEARFELVAGRRRVHAARLVLAEEGADPELARVPAAIMEAGDDAAALEASLIENLARLDPDEVTQWETFVRLVKEGREVDDIAATFGLPEPTIRRVLALGNLLPRIRDLYRAEKIDRTTVRHLTLASKSQQKAWLALFDDPDAYVPTGHQLKAWLFGGQSIAAKVALFDLGTYAGATIADLFGDDRYFADADAFWTAQNAAIEARHTAYIEEGWSDVVVVPPSEHFHSWEYEKAGKRKGGRVYIDVRGTGEVTFHEGYVTRTEARRAERGETAQGEKPKRPELTSTLQTYVDLHRHAAVRAAMLVRPDVALRLMVAHAIVGSPLWTVRPDPQSTRNDAVRESIENCRAEAVFDEQRRAVLALLGFSAEEPTVSGGNGDDYGVAGVFLRLMDLPDTLLLDVIAVVIGETMAAGSAAVEAAGGEIGVAMSDWWQGDEALFDLIRDREVLGHLVAEVAGATVATANAKEKSKTLKRIIADHLEGADGRAKVERWVPRWMQFPPSAYTARGGVGTAASHAKVAAARDQIAASGPEESNEPFAEAA; encoded by the coding sequence ATGAAACTCGACTTCATCGCCATTGGCAATATCGATGACAGCAAGGTCAACATGCGCCACGGTCGCAAGGCCCCCGACGTGACCGACATCCTGCCCACCGTCCGCAAGCGCGGCATCATCGTTCCCGTCATCGTCAGGCCCGCCGAGGCCGAGGCCCGGTTCGAGCTTGTCGCGGGTCGCAGGCGCGTCCACGCCGCGCGTCTCGTGCTCGCCGAAGAGGGCGCGGACCCAGAACTGGCCCGCGTTCCCGCCGCGATCATGGAGGCAGGCGACGATGCCGCTGCCCTCGAAGCTTCGCTGATCGAAAACCTCGCGCGTCTCGATCCCGACGAGGTGACCCAGTGGGAAACCTTCGTCCGGCTGGTCAAGGAAGGCCGCGAAGTCGACGACATCGCCGCTACCTTCGGCCTGCCCGAACCCACGATCCGGCGAGTCCTTGCGCTCGGCAATCTTCTCCCGCGCATTCGCGACCTCTACCGCGCCGAGAAGATCGACCGCACCACCGTCCGCCACCTGACCCTTGCCAGCAAGAGCCAGCAGAAGGCTTGGCTGGCGCTGTTCGACGATCCCGACGCCTATGTGCCGACCGGCCATCAATTGAAGGCTTGGCTGTTCGGCGGGCAGTCGATCGCGGCCAAGGTCGCGCTGTTCGACCTCGGCACCTATGCGGGCGCGACCATTGCCGATCTGTTCGGCGACGACCGCTATTTTGCCGACGCCGATGCTTTCTGGACCGCGCAGAATGCCGCCATCGAAGCGCGGCACACGGCGTATATCGAGGAAGGCTGGAGCGATGTGGTGGTCGTGCCGCCGTCCGAGCATTTCCATTCGTGGGAATATGAGAAGGCGGGCAAGCGCAAAGGCGGGCGCGTCTATATCGACGTGCGCGGCACCGGCGAGGTGACGTTCCACGAGGGTTATGTGACCCGCACCGAGGCCCGCCGCGCCGAGCGCGGTGAGACGGCGCAAGGCGAGAAACCCAAGCGCCCCGAACTGACCTCGACCTTGCAGACCTATGTCGATCTCCATCGCCATGCCGCTGTCCGCGCCGCCATGCTTGTGCGTCCGGACGTTGCCTTGCGGCTGATGGTCGCCCACGCCATCGTCGGTTCTCCCCTCTGGACCGTGCGACCCGACCCGCAGTCCACGCGCAACGATGCCGTGCGCGAGAGCATCGAGAATTGCCGAGCCGAGGCGGTGTTCGACGAGCAGCGCCGGGCCGTTCTCGCGCTGCTGGGCTTCTCCGCCGAGGAACCGACTGTGTCCGGCGGCAATGGCGACGACTATGGGGTGGCGGGCGTCTTCCTGCGTCTCATGGACCTGCCCGACACGCTGCTGCTGGACGTCATCGCGGTCGTGATCGGCGAGACGATGGCCGCTGGCAGTGCCGCCGTGGAGGCAGCGGGCGGCGAGATCGGCGTGGCGATGTCGGATTGGTGGCAGGGCGACGAAGCGCTGTTCGATCTCATTCGGGATCGCGAGGTGCTGGGCCATCTGGTGGCCGAGGTGGCGGGCGCGACGGTCGCCACCGCCAACGCGAAGGAGAAGTCCAAGACCTTGAAGCGTATCATCGCCGACCATCTGGAAGGCGCTGACGGGCGGGCCAAGGTCGAGCGCTGGGTGCCGCGTTGGATGCAGTTCCCGCCAAGCGCCTACACCGCTCGAGGCGGCGTTGGGACAGCCGCCTCCCATGCGAAAGTCGCTGCCGCACGCGATCAGATCGCCGCATCGGGGCCGGAGGAAAGTAACGAGCCGTTCGCCGAGGCGGCGTGA
- a CDS encoding DUF736 domain-containing protein, whose translation MAQIGSFIRGENGIYTGEIRTLTLRVKASIRPVERDNDKAPDHRVSAGGVEFGAGWTKAARETGAEYLSLKLDDPSFPAPIYATLTQGDEGEHKLIWSR comes from the coding sequence ATGGCACAGATCGGCAGCTTCATCCGCGGCGAAAACGGCATCTACACCGGCGAAATCCGCACCCTGACGCTTCGCGTCAAGGCCAGCATCCGACCCGTCGAACGCGACAACGACAAGGCTCCGGACCACCGCGTCAGCGCCGGCGGCGTCGAGTTCGGCGCGGGCTGGACCAAGGCGGCGCGCGAGACCGGCGCCGAATATTTGAGCCTCAAGCTCGACGATCCGTCCTTCCCGGCACCCATCTACGCGACCCTCACGCAGGGCGACGAGGGCGAGCACAAGCTCATCTGGTCCCGCTGA
- a CDS encoding helix-turn-helix domain-containing protein, whose protein sequence is MDSDDDIARANRAKRGSPFLNTDQAAAYLKLSSRLLKRLRRDGKGPIFRRHSRYVQYHIDDLDTWSDEHSARELGR, encoded by the coding sequence ATGGATAGCGACGACGACATCGCCCGGGCTAATCGCGCCAAACGCGGATCGCCCTTCCTCAATACCGACCAGGCCGCGGCCTATCTCAAGCTGTCGAGCAGGCTCCTGAAACGCCTGCGCCGCGATGGTAAGGGACCGATTTTCCGGCGCCACAGCCGCTATGTCCAGTATCATATCGATGATCTTGACACTTGGTCGGACGAACATTCAGCGCGGGAACTCGGACGATGA
- a CDS encoding S26 family signal peptidase, with protein sequence MRRRRTRADDAPLLTWGDALRADKVRRQRIDRRIFAVGFVIGALGLTITLPPAPRLVWNASASAPIGLYSVTPGAWVEPGEMVIARVPPRYRQLAAIRRYVPLNVPLVKRVAAYAGDEVCALGQEIFVNGRWIAERRTADAEGRPMPMWSGCTILRGRQLFLLMDNPASFDGRYFGPTEGQDVVGKARLLWRR encoded by the coding sequence ATGAGACGGCGCCGCACCCGCGCCGACGACGCACCGCTGCTCACTTGGGGCGATGCCCTGCGCGCCGACAAGGTCCGTCGCCAGCGGATCGACCGGCGCATCTTCGCCGTTGGTTTCGTGATCGGCGCACTGGGCCTGACGATCACGCTTCCGCCCGCGCCCCGGCTGGTGTGGAATGCCTCGGCCAGCGCACCGATCGGCCTTTACTCGGTGACGCCCGGCGCCTGGGTCGAACCCGGCGAGATGGTCATTGCGCGCGTTCCGCCGCGCTACCGCCAGCTTGCCGCGATCCGCCGCTACGTGCCGCTCAACGTGCCCTTGGTGAAGCGTGTCGCCGCCTATGCCGGTGACGAAGTCTGCGCGCTCGGCCAGGAGATATTCGTCAACGGGCGCTGGATCGCCGAGCGCCGCACGGCTGATGCGGAAGGTCGACCGATGCCGATGTGGAGCGGCTGCACGATCCTGCGCGGGCGCCAACTCTTCCTGCTCATGGACAATCCGGCATCGTTCGATGGGCGATATTTCGGCCCGACCGAGGGGCAGGATGTGGTTGGCAAGGCGCGCCTGCTGTGGCGTCGCTGA
- a CDS encoding lytic transglycosylase domain-containing protein, translated as MASLKLVAALLAMGMALPAEAETVSSWRPFITEASSRCGIPAGWIERVMSAESNGRTTLNGRPIRSHAGAMGLMQLMPTTWDYLRRSLGLGSDPDNPRDNILAGTCYLRMMYDRFGYPGLFAAYNAGPGRYAEHLATGRPLPGETIAYLGTVGRGAPASQNAPVKPVREMLFVVRRRPAVEPGTPPPNQPPSLFVVRREGL; from the coding sequence GTGGCGTCGCTGAAACTCGTCGCCGCGCTGCTTGCGATGGGCATGGCGCTCCCCGCAGAGGCAGAGACGGTCAGCAGTTGGCGCCCGTTCATTACGGAAGCGTCCAGCCGCTGCGGCATCCCGGCCGGTTGGATCGAGCGCGTCATGAGCGCAGAGAGCAATGGACGGACGACACTAAACGGCCGTCCTATCCGCAGCCATGCGGGCGCGATGGGGCTCATGCAACTGATGCCGACGACGTGGGATTATTTGCGCCGCTCGCTGGGCCTCGGCTCCGATCCTGACAATCCCCGTGACAATATTCTCGCGGGCACCTGCTATTTGCGGATGATGTACGACCGCTTCGGCTATCCGGGGCTGTTCGCGGCCTACAATGCGGGGCCGGGCCGCTACGCCGAGCACCTCGCCACCGGCCGACCGCTTCCCGGCGAGACAATTGCCTATCTCGGCACGGTCGGTCGCGGTGCTCCAGCATCGCAAAATGCTCCCGTCAAGCCTGTTCGCGAGATGCTGTTCGTGGTCCGGCGTCGCCCAGCCGTAGAGCCAGGCACGCCACCACCGAACCAACCGCCTTCGCTGTTCGTGGTGCGTCGTGAAGGCCTTTGA
- the rlxS gene encoding relaxase/mobilization nuclease RlxS (I built this because a sul1 chimera in AMR looks like the C-terminus.) — MAEIRHFLLGFARLTGIAMPDDDFTPKLGRKRGKDGKRVVKYGGRILVAARLAGSKTGVRSRRFDGSRIGRGASMGRLLSSRDRLAGFRGRRAVVKASLIRLQGKAGQVARAHMRYIQRDGVTREGLQGELYGPETDRADGDDFLKWTAGDRHQFRFIVSAEDGAEYPDLKPYVRRFMSQVEQDLGTRLDWVAVDHFNTERPHTHIVLRGVDDRGDNLIIAREYIAHGLRERASELVTLDLGPRTDHEIEARLRHDVDQERLTAIDRRLLRRMDGAREVSPADNDPFQQSIAAGRLRKLKAMDLAEDIGGGRYRLADGLEDTLRRMGERGDIIRLMQRELTARRLDRAGIEQVVTTALREPIVGRLIQRGFSDEHRDRHYVMVDGVDGRVHYVDIGRGSATASVPENATIRIEPTKAESSQADRTIDAIARANGGRYSVDLHLRHDSHASEAFATSHVRRLEAMRRAGAGPERMADGSWSIPHDHLARAENFAKQQQRDRPVALSILSPRPVGDLVAIEAPTWLDRELASGTSGAIRDVGFGREVRTALAARRQWLIEQQLADGERQDFRLRAGALENLRQRELEGIGDRLSGQLDKRFEPALVGERIEGVIARRVDIESGSYALVERSRDFTLVPWRDVLDRNIGKTASGIMRSDGINWQFGRGRSGPMVS, encoded by the coding sequence ATGGCGGAAATCCGCCATTTTCTGCTCGGATTCGCGAGACTCACGGGCATTGCCATGCCTGACGACGACTTCACACCGAAGCTGGGCAGGAAGCGCGGCAAGGACGGTAAGCGTGTCGTCAAATATGGCGGCCGCATCCTCGTCGCGGCGCGGCTCGCTGGCAGCAAGACCGGGGTCCGCTCGCGGCGCTTCGACGGCAGCCGGATCGGGCGCGGCGCGAGCATGGGTCGCCTGCTGTCGAGCCGCGACCGGCTCGCCGGGTTTCGCGGGCGCCGCGCGGTGGTCAAGGCGAGCCTCATCCGGCTCCAGGGCAAGGCCGGTCAGGTCGCCCGCGCACACATGCGCTATATCCAGCGTGACGGGGTCACGCGCGAGGGTCTGCAGGGCGAGCTGTACGGTCCTGAAACCGACCGGGCGGACGGCGATGATTTCCTCAAGTGGACCGCCGGCGACCGGCACCAGTTCCGCTTCATCGTTTCGGCCGAGGACGGCGCCGAATATCCGGATCTCAAACCCTATGTCCGTCGCTTCATGTCGCAGGTCGAACAGGACCTCGGCACCAGGCTCGACTGGGTCGCCGTCGACCACTTCAACACCGAGCGACCGCACACCCATATCGTCCTGCGCGGCGTCGACGACCGGGGCGACAATCTCATCATCGCGCGCGAGTATATTGCGCACGGGCTTCGCGAGCGCGCGTCCGAGCTGGTGACACTGGATCTCGGGCCGCGCACCGACCACGAGATTGAGGCGCGCCTGCGCCACGATGTCGACCAGGAACGGCTGACCGCGATCGATCGTCGCCTGCTACGCCGGATGGACGGCGCGCGCGAGGTTTCGCCGGCGGACAACGATCCCTTCCAGCAATCGATCGCGGCCGGCCGGCTGCGCAAGCTCAAGGCGATGGACCTGGCCGAAGATATCGGCGGCGGCCGATATCGGCTCGCCGACGGACTGGAGGATACGCTCCGTCGAATGGGCGAGCGCGGCGACATCATCCGCCTCATGCAACGCGAGCTGACCGCTCGCCGGCTCGACCGCGCCGGGATCGAGCAGGTCGTCACCACCGCGTTGCGTGAACCCATTGTCGGCCGGCTGATCCAGCGGGGCTTCTCCGACGAACATCGCGATCGGCATTATGTCATGGTCGACGGCGTCGACGGCCGCGTCCACTATGTCGATATCGGAAGGGGCAGCGCGACCGCCTCGGTGCCCGAGAATGCGACCATCCGGATCGAGCCGACCAAAGCGGAATCAAGCCAGGCGGATCGCACGATCGATGCGATCGCCCGCGCCAACGGCGGGCGCTACTCGGTCGACCTGCATTTGCGCCATGACAGCCACGCGAGCGAGGCGTTCGCGACCAGCCATGTGCGACGGCTCGAAGCGATGCGGCGCGCGGGCGCCGGACCGGAGCGCATGGCTGACGGGAGCTGGTCCATCCCGCACGACCATCTCGCCCGGGCGGAGAATTTCGCCAAGCAGCAGCAGCGCGACCGGCCGGTGGCGCTGTCGATCCTGTCGCCACGGCCCGTCGGCGACCTGGTCGCGATCGAGGCGCCGACCTGGCTCGACCGCGAGCTGGCGTCGGGCACGTCCGGCGCGATACGCGATGTCGGTTTCGGGCGCGAAGTGCGGACTGCCCTGGCAGCCCGGCGCCAGTGGCTCATCGAGCAGCAATTGGCCGACGGCGAGCGGCAGGATTTCCGGCTGCGTGCTGGCGCGCTCGAGAACCTCCGGCAGCGCGAGCTTGAGGGTATTGGAGACCGGCTTTCCGGACAGCTCGACAAGCGGTTCGAGCCGGCCCTGGTCGGCGAACGCATCGAGGGTGTCATTGCCCGGCGCGTCGACATCGAGAGCGGCAGCTATGCCCTGGTCGAACGGTCGCGGGATTTCACGTTGGTCCCATGGCGCGACGTGCTCGATCGCAACATCGGCAAGACGGCGTCGGGTATCATGCGTTCCGACGGTATCAACTGGCAGTTCGGGCGGGGTCGTTCAGGCCCGATGGTCAGTTGA
- a CDS encoding SbcC/MukB-like Walker B domain-containing protein — MQGSIVSEVKPWLEANVQALEENELIQYRRQADEAADRIGVLFRTSFIHELNARFNDLKTELETLTRALKARPLHGEIYTLHARPKEEFAALHRLARDSENDEQLFDALFGRAEPRDDEHARALAQIERLLGDEALDFTAYQDYRNYYTFDLRMEDVAKGRQMSFDKRKGTASGAERQVPFYVVIGAALSSIYHGARRQYEPNDLGLGLAVFDEAFSKMDGPNQRTLLQFYDDIGLQVLIAAPTEKRSVVYENLDTVIDVFRHGDSASAEVVRIKAHARTRMREANPQHLSDASLAALLDAPTSDAAE; from the coding sequence GTGCAGGGATCGATCGTTTCCGAAGTGAAGCCCTGGCTTGAAGCTAATGTCCAGGCGCTCGAAGAAAACGAGCTGATTCAGTATCGCCGTCAAGCCGACGAAGCCGCGGATCGGATCGGTGTCCTGTTCCGGACGTCGTTTATTCATGAGCTCAATGCCCGGTTCAATGACCTGAAAACAGAACTGGAGACACTGACCCGCGCGCTCAAGGCACGCCCATTGCACGGCGAAATCTATACGCTTCATGCCCGGCCCAAGGAGGAGTTTGCGGCGCTCCATCGGCTGGCTCGCGATAGCGAGAATGACGAGCAGCTGTTCGACGCGCTGTTCGGCAGAGCTGAGCCGCGCGACGATGAGCATGCCCGCGCGCTGGCACAGATCGAACGGTTGCTCGGCGATGAGGCGCTCGATTTCACCGCCTATCAGGATTACCGCAACTACTACACCTTCGACCTGCGCATGGAAGATGTCGCCAAAGGTCGCCAAATGAGCTTCGACAAACGCAAGGGAACGGCGAGCGGGGCCGAGCGGCAAGTCCCCTTCTATGTCGTAATCGGAGCGGCGCTGTCGAGCATATACCATGGTGCGCGCCGTCAATATGAGCCGAATGACCTCGGGCTCGGTCTTGCCGTATTCGATGAAGCGTTCAGCAAGATGGACGGTCCCAACCAACGCACCCTGCTTCAATTCTATGATGATATCGGGCTGCAGGTGCTGATCGCCGCGCCGACCGAGAAGCGTTCGGTCGTTTATGAGAACCTCGACACGGTCATCGATGTGTTCCGCCACGGTGATTCCGCCAGCGCCGAGGTTGTGCGGATCAAAGCCCATGCCCGCACCAGGATGCGAGAAGCCAATCCGCAACATCTGAGTGACGCATCGCTGGCCGCGCTGCTCGATGCGCCGACATCGGACGCCGCTGAATGA
- a CDS encoding Wadjet anti-phage system protein JetD domain-containing protein encodes MSRRKFGDIDRLIHDLLNRHEANPNAERLLAYIDEDAFTSVEARDRFTRSLLAVEAAGGIFVQRKRIEGALVLGHVRLAEPAVLYAHVARAPASERAGIALREARARSDLPDTAHAILDDVAQAWSRGVGRFGLAPEDVAGLAASLDLARALAARAGDGGVTPVDYRTFSRLAGADSKALERWVSAVPRLFERLYPDQVSPDALAPEDWLATFGVLRTPQPLVVSGPIAIAGCPLPPLRFYGVPPEQGDQLGLTTQVDYVLTIENYTSFVRHVREINCDCSGLVIYTGGFPSRGHLRQIVRLADEARAPLFHWGDLDGGGVRIFRHLERAIAKHGLTLLPHLMDLAILYDQGVARDRQLRAADAPPPESAVRDLWDALMTSDLALEQESLSPRRPV; translated from the coding sequence ATGAGCCGCCGAAAGTTCGGTGATATTGATAGGCTGATCCACGATCTGCTCAATCGGCACGAAGCCAATCCGAACGCCGAGCGCCTGCTGGCCTATATCGATGAGGATGCCTTTACGAGCGTCGAGGCACGCGACCGCTTCACCCGGTCTCTGCTCGCCGTCGAGGCAGCGGGCGGCATCTTCGTCCAGCGCAAGCGGATTGAGGGCGCCCTCGTTCTGGGGCACGTCCGGCTCGCCGAGCCGGCGGTTCTTTATGCGCATGTCGCGCGCGCGCCGGCGAGCGAGCGTGCAGGCATAGCACTCCGCGAAGCGCGGGCGCGGTCGGATCTTCCCGACACCGCACACGCGATCCTTGATGACGTCGCGCAAGCCTGGTCGCGGGGTGTTGGACGGTTCGGGCTCGCGCCCGAGGACGTCGCGGGTCTTGCGGCATCGCTCGACCTCGCGCGTGCGCTCGCGGCTCGCGCCGGGGACGGCGGCGTTACGCCTGTAGACTATCGCACCTTCTCCAGGCTGGCCGGGGCTGACAGCAAGGCGCTCGAGCGCTGGGTCTCGGCCGTGCCCAGGCTGTTCGAGCGGCTTTATCCCGACCAAGTCTCCCCGGATGCTCTGGCTCCGGAAGACTGGCTTGCGACATTTGGCGTGCTGCGGACCCCGCAGCCACTGGTCGTCAGTGGCCCGATCGCCATCGCAGGCTGTCCGCTGCCGCCGCTGCGCTTCTACGGAGTGCCGCCCGAACAGGGGGATCAACTCGGCCTGACTACTCAGGTCGACTATGTGCTGACCATCGAGAATTACACATCCTTCGTTCGGCATGTCCGTGAGATCAATTGCGATTGCTCAGGGCTCGTCATCTATACGGGCGGCTTTCCGTCTCGCGGTCACCTGCGACAGATCGTCAGACTCGCCGACGAGGCAAGGGCGCCATTATTCCATTGGGGTGATCTGGACGGCGGCGGCGTTCGTATCTTTCGGCATCTTGAACGGGCGATCGCGAAGCACGGATTGACGCTGCTCCCGCACCTCATGGATCTGGCGATACTATATGACCAGGGCGTGGCAAGGGACAGGCAGCTTCGCGCTGCCGATGCGCCGCCGCCCGAAAGTGCGGTTCGGGACCTTTGGGACGCCCTCATGACCTCG